aatgtcggcctttctatctgccgagggaattctccgttgtttttgttgtggctgtatatgttgctccaagtgcaaatgtaaattctaaggccaacgaagcactgggagcTCTGCATGACGccatcagtgagttccagaccaaacatcctgatagcttcattgtggtggccagggattttaatcacaccagccttaagactatgctcccaaaattcaagcaatatgtggattttgagaccaggggagagaacatcttggacttagtttacaccaacaccccagaggcttacaaggcagccccacgccctcacctgggccactcggaccacatttcagtgtttttaacaccagcctacagacctctgctaaaacaagtcagagcggagagaaaacacaccagggtctggccagagggagcagcctcagcactgcaggattgcttcctgcacactgactggtatgtgttcaggacagcagcatcctatgatgacctcttcaacatcgaggagtacgcagagactgtaaccagctacattgccaagtgcaccgaggatgtcactatcatgaaaaccttcactgcacgtggaaacgaaaagccatggatgacagcagaggtgcgctcgctgctgagggctcgtgatgcagcctacagagccggtaacacagccgctcttcgatctaccaggactgcactggaaaaaggaatcagggcagcgaaacgtgccttcgcggggaaaatccagggacacctctgtgacacaggagacaccaggaggatgtggaagggaatccaaacactgacggggtacaaggcaaggcagcaggtaactgacaccaacacttctctcccagatgaactgaacaacttctttgcacgttttgatgcagcaaacaccacacccaaggggagagccagcccctgcttacaaaccgaccagccagtcctgaccatagactcaatggacacacggagaatcctgtctaaggtcaacccgtggaaagcagtcggacccgacaacatcccaggacgtgtgctgaAGGAATGTGCTGaagagttagcagatgtgctaacaaacatctttaacatctcccttagtcaagccattgtccccacaagcctcaaaacttccatgataatccccatagcgaagaaaccagtggttgcctgcctaaatgactaccgccctgtcgccctgaccccaataataatgaagtgttttgaacgcctggtgaaaccccacattactgccagcctcccctccagtttgcctatcgccccaaccgttctacagaggatgccatctctaccacgctgcacaca
This portion of the Leucoraja erinacea ecotype New England chromosome 3, Leri_hhj_1, whole genome shotgun sequence genome encodes:
- the LOC129694857 gene encoding uncharacterized protein LOC129694857, which encodes MLPKFKQYVDFETRGENILDLVYTNTPEAYKAAPRPHLGHSDHISVFLTPAYRPLLKQVRAERKHTRVWPEGAASALQDCFLHTDWYVFRTAASYDDLFNIEEYAETVTSYIAKCTEDVTIMKTFTARGNEKPWMTAEVRSLLRARDAAYRAGNTAALRSTRTALEKGIRAAKRAFAGKIQGHLCDTGDTRRMWKGIQTLTGYKARQQVTDTNTSLPDELNNFFARFDAANTTPKGRASPCLQTDQPVLTIDSMDTRRILSKVNPWKAVGPDNIPGRVLKECAEELADVLTNIFNISLSQAIVPTSLKTSMIIPIAKKPVVACLNDYRPVALTPIIMKCFERLVKPHITASLPSSLPIAPTVLQRMPSLPRCTQYSRIWKTKTHTPESCTLTSAQRLTPSSHRDLWRN